The genomic segment CGGGCGTCGGACTCGAGTGCGCGGTCCCCGATCCGAACGGGCACGTCGAACCGTTCGACGGCCGGTTCGCCCGACGCACCCGCCCCCGGTGCGATCTCGATCGGCGTCAGCGTGCCCTCGCCGCTGTTATATGCGGGCACGCTCAGGACCAAAGTGCTTTCGACGTCGGCCAGGGCCACGGGGTGCAGCCGGAGGTTGCCGATCGAATTGGTCCGGACGCTCGCCCGGATGCGCTCCGCACAGCGCGGGTTGGGTTCGAACGCGTCCACGACGCCCGCGGGTCCGGTCAGCCGGGCCGCGAGCAGCGAGAGCATGCCGATGTTCGCACCGATATCGACGAACCGGTCCCCCGGCCGCAACACGCGCATGAGAAGGAGTTGGGACTCGAGGTCGTAGAAGCGGCCCAGGAAGTAGGTCGCGCGCTCGGACCACCGCGACGGGTCGAGGACCATCTCGTACCCGTGCAGTTTGCCCCGAATGGTGAGCATCGGGTGCCCGGCCCAAGAGGGATCGTTGCGGTAGTCGCCGACGAACCGGGAGTACAGCTTCCCCCAACCCGGCAGCTCGGCCCGCACGTAAGGCCGAACGAGCCACGACAGGAACGGATTCATATGTGAGGCCCCTTCACGACAACAGCTCTTGATCATGCCGCGGAAGTGCGATTGCCGCGCCGCGTCAGACGCCCACACCGGTGCGCGTGCCGGGACGCGAGGGCTTGACTCGGCGCCACGTTCTGTTGTTGAACTTATGCGTTGACATTCTTTGTGTTCAGCGGGAAACGCGGCGATCGGCAGGGCAGACGAGAACGGGCCGGCTCGGCGGGAGGTTGGCGTCCGCGTGCTCGCCGGTCCGGACGGGCGCTGCTGTGCCGTCGTTGCGTCCCCGCTGTCCGGCCCGCGGCGGTTCCGCCGCGGACCCCAGAACCAAGGAGAACGGGTGCTCCGCCGACCGATACAAGGCGTTCGCACGGCGGCCGACCGCCGCACGCGTGGGCGAGATGGTTATCCCGAAGAGATCATTGAGCCGTTCATTTACCCGCTTGCAAGGTCTGACCCAGTTCCGCAAACAGTTGTTGCTCGGCGGGGAGCAGCAGGCTCCCGTCAGGCCCGAGCTCTTTGGCGCGGGTCAGGGTTTGTTCGGCCTCTTTCCGCCGGCCGTCCGCGCGGTACGCGGCGGCCAGGTGTAGGCACTTTGCGGCCGACGGCTTTTGCTCGACGGCTTCTTTCAGGGCATCGATCGCGTCCTTCGCGCGGCCGGTCTTGAGATAGAGCAGCCCGCGGGTATCGAGCAGGCCCGCGGTCGTTCCGCCGCGTTCCGCCGCCTCCTCCAAGTACCGCTTGGCATCTTCCGTGTGGTTGTCGAGGACCAGCATGTACGCCAGATTGCCCCGGGCGTCGGCGTTGTTGGGGTCCTCGTCGGCGATGTCCTTGAACACTTTCGCGGCTTCGGCGTAGCGGCCGCGCCGGGCGTGAACGAGAGCGGCGAGCTTCTTGGTGGTCGCGGACGGCGTCGCGCCTTTGAGAAGCCTCTCCACCTCCGCCGCGAGGGCATCGAGTTGAGCCCCGTCGAGCGGGGGCTGGGCGTAGCCGTAGGCGGCCGTGACGAGCGCCGCCGCGGCCGCCGTGGCCCCGGCCTTCGCTTCGGCCGCGCGGCAGCGCTCGATCGCCTCTTTGATCTTGCCGCGGCGCGCGAGGAACCCGGCGAGTGCCAATTCGTCCGAGCCCGCGTGGAGCGGGCTCTCGGACGCCGCGCTGTAGAGTTTGCCGGCCAACTCAACCAACCGGGGCTCGTCGCCGGCTTCTCGACCGAGTTCGTCTGCCAGACCGGCCGCGAACCGCAGGCGGTTCAGGTTCGTTTCGCCGGCCGCCGCGTCGCTCAGAGGCTTGGCCGCTTTGGCAATAAATTCGACGGCATCACCGTAGGTCCCCCGCTTGACGTACAGCGCGGCCCGGAGCCGGGAGGTGTTCGGCTCGTCCCGTGCGACTTTGATGAGCTGGTCGAGCCACTCTTCGGCGTCCGGGGCGCCGCGCCGGACGAGCCGGTCGACGAGGAATCGCAGACTGGTCAGTTTGTTCTGCTCGGTCCCTTCCTGCACGAACTTGACGAGAAGGGCGCGGCCCTCAGCCCAGGCCCCGGTGTCAACAAGTAAACGGGCGACCAGAAGTTCAGCGGCCGAGTCGAACGGTCGCAGCTGGTTATTCTGCCGGTCTCGCAAGGTCTTTAGCAGATCGAGGGCGTCTCTCCGGAACTCGAGGCGGGTGGCAAGAATCTGGGCCTTCACAAAAGTGTCCTCGGGACCGTTGCCCGGCGCCGCGATGGCTGTGTCGGCCAACTGGATCGCCTTTTTGAAAGAGTCGTAGTCCCCGCTGGACGCGAGCGCGACGGGGATTCGTCGGCGCACCCAGGCCGCGTCGTCCGGCTCGAGAGCGGGGGTGGCCGTGAGGCTCCGTTCGAGCAGCGGGACCACCTTGGTGAGCGCACCCGTTCGCTCATAGAAACCGACCACTCGCCGGAGGACATTGATGTCGCTCGGCTGCGCGGCGAGCGCGCTAGAGTATTCGGCGCCAGCGCTGGCCACATCGCCGAGGAGCTCGTGGCACTGGGCCAGGTCCACACCCTTGAGGCGGTCGCCGGCCTTATTGAACGCCTGTTGCGCCTCTAGGCGCCGACCGGCCCGAAGGTGCCAGTCGATGAGCACGATCCACGGTTCGGCGCGCGTGCCGGCGTACTTGATCGCCTTGTTGTATTCGTTGAGGACTTCCTCCTTCGGCCGGCCCGCAGCAGTGAGAATGGCGGCGTGCCAGATGTGGTCCCGGTACTGCTCGTCCTCGCTCTGGTTCGACTGGGAGCGAATGTACCCTTCTGCGAGCGCGACGGCTTCGTTCAGCCGAGAGTTGTAGAGCGAGAATTCGGCCGCCATTTTCTGGTACTTGGGGTCCGACTCAGACGGAAGGTTTTTCATCAGATCGTTGGCGAGGTCCAGCCGGCGGTTCGCATAGAGGAACTCGACAATTCGGCGACGAACTTCCGCCCGCCGCTCCCCGAGCTTTACCGCTTGCACGTACTCCTGGATCGCCTTCTCTGTGTGGTTCTGGGCGCGGTAAATCTCCGCTCTGAGCAGACTGACTCTCGCCCAGCGATCCTGTCGGGCGGCTTCGGCTTCGTTCAGGTGACCGAGGGCCTCAGCGAAGCGCGTTTGAACGGTTTGTTTCCCAACCCGGTCCGCGAGCTCGTAGGCGCGCCAGATGAGGAGCGCCTTGGCGTAGTGAGCGAACGGGCCTTGCTCGCCCCGGCCCTCGGCCGTGCCGATCCCTCGGGTCGCTTCCTCTATTCCTGTCAGGTCGTTCGCACGCGCCGCGAGATCGAACATGCGGAACTGAACATAGAGGTTCCGGGGTTGTAGCCGGGCCACCTGCTGCCGCCACTTTCGGGCCGCCGAGAACTGCTTTTGAAGGGTACACGCTTCGGCAAGAGCGGTAGCCAATCGCACCCGGGTCGGCCCCGAGAGCCGGTCGTTGCCGGTGCGGCTGAAAAGATCTTCCGCGGTTTTCACGGTTTGGTCAAAAGACGGATAGTCCTGTTTTATTAATGCCAGACGAATTACGACCGATTCGGCTGTCGGCACTCGGGTCGCCTGGTCGAGGTCGTTGAGCAACTCTAGCGCCTGGTGGGCCTCGTTGTGACGCCCGAGCAGCCGGGCTAGCGCCAGAGCAACAGCCTGCTCGTCGGCCTCCGGTGTTGTGACCCGGTCGGGGGCTTTCGCCCCGCGTTCGGCCCTAAGGGCTCGGAGCTTGTCCTCGAGCCGATTTCTTGCCAGTGATGACACATCGGCTCGGTCAGTAACCATTAGCCGAGCCGTAAGTGACGAAGAAACGGGACCGGGCGCCCAGCCAAAAGCAGAACAGATCAAACCCAGTCGGTATGGGGTGTCACCGATCGCGTCGTCGATTTCGCTCTGTAACACGACCAGACCCGCCGAGTCGGGCACCGCCTTCGTAGCCGCGTCACGTGCTGTTCTCAGTTTGCCCGTTTCGCGAGCGAGGTCTTCGCTGGTACGAAGCCTGTCCTTGATCGAGAAGAAATAGCTGGCTCGAAGTTGCAGGTACATCAACCAGCTCGAGCCCGGAACCGGACGGGTCGTCGTCAACTGCTCGTAACACCGGAGCGCTTCGTCGAGCTGCTGCTGAGCAACGAGATCGCGTTGCTCCCGTGCCAGGAGACACCGCACGACCCCCGCAACGGCGTCCGGTCGGTCCGGTTCGACCGCCAGGACCCGCTTAAACTGGTCCAGGGCGTCGTCGGTCTCCCCGAGACCTTCGAGGCACTTGCCCAGCAGGAGGTCCGCTTCCAGGGCCAAGCTCTGGGTCGTAATCGTGTGGCGGGTGGCCCGCAGTGTGTCGCGGGCCCCTTCCCAGTTGTCCTCGAGCATCAGGAGCCGAGCGTTGAGGACGGGCAGGTCCTCGGGCGCGGGTGCCAACCGAGCGAGCGCCGCGATCGCTCGACTCGCTTCTGGTACGAGCCCCGAATTCAGTGCCAGGCCCGCCTGTGCGATTAACAGTTGTGAATTCTGAGGGGACCGCCGGGTGGCCTTCCGCAGAATGTCTATAGCTTCTGTCGGCGAACCGAGACGCGCTTCGAGTTTCGCGAGTTCGAAGGAGATCCGTCCGTCGCCGGCCGCTGTTTCGGCGGCGTGTTTGAGTGCCTTCAAGTGCCCACGGGCTTCATCCCACTTGCCGTGGCTGGCGGCCACTTTTGCCGCAAGGAGTCGCACCTCGGCGGATGACGGATCCAGTTGCAGAGCCGCCTCGATCTCGGGGTCCGGGTTGCTCAGGGGGCGGAGCCGGAAGACCCAACTCGAGGAACTGGCGGTATCCGATTCGCTTTGGAGCAGGTACTCGGCCCGTATCAGACGCGCCTTAGCCTGCCGCACCCGGTCCTCACCAGGATTGGACGTTGCGGCCCCGAGATTGGCGGAAACCGCATCGAGCATGACACGGTCGGCGTCGTCCCGACGGCGCGCGGGGATGTCTGTACCGCGGACGGCGGGGTCGCTGCCCATGTGGCGCAACAGCCATGCAAGCTGTTTATAAGCCGACACACGGAGGGGATCGAGCGCGATCGCGCGGCGGTAACTCGCTGCGGCACTTGAGAGGTCCTTTTCTTGTTCCTGGCACTCGGCCATGAGTTGCACATCGCCGGCGTCGGACTTCTCGACTGCACCCTTGCCCGGGCCCTCCAGCAGGTGGTGCAAGTGCTTCCGCGCCTCCCTGAGCCGTCCGTCGCCCGCGTAGAGCCGCGCGAGGCGGCGACGGGCTTCGACCTGATCCGGATCCGCTTCGAGAACCTGTTCGTACGCGGCGGCGGCGGCGAGCCGGGCTTTGGAGTCCCGAGCGAGAGCTGCGGTGATCTCGGCGTACTTGAGCCGGGCGGCGGTGTCGCGCGGGTTCAAGTCGAGGTACTCAGCGAGCAGCCACTGGGCGCGATCCCCGCGCCCCTTGACCTCGGCGGCCTGTGCGAGTTCGAGCAGGCCCGGACCGGACCGCTTGACCTGCCAGCGGTGGACGAGAACGACGGTTACGGCCGCCACAAAGGCGGCCCCGAGAACGACCGCCGTCAGGCGCACGTTCAGGCGCTCGCGCACAGTATCGCTCCTTCCGAACGAGAACGACCCGGTGGGGTGAGGGATCGAGCGTTGTGGCTCCGGACCCGGGTAATACGGGACCTCAATGCGCGCCGGACAGGGCGGCATTGAGCCGGGGCAACAGGGCCGACAGGAACTCGACAGCCGGGTCGCCGTCGAGCGGCTCGTCGGGCGAGGCGAGTTCGCGCTGGACGTAACA from the Frigoriglobus tundricola genome contains:
- a CDS encoding tetratricopeptide repeat protein, with the translated sequence MRERLNVRLTAVVLGAAFVAAVTVVLVHRWQVKRSGPGLLELAQAAEVKGRGDRAQWLLAEYLDLNPRDTAARLKYAEITAALARDSKARLAAAAAYEQVLEADPDQVEARRRLARLYAGDGRLREARKHLHHLLEGPGKGAVEKSDAGDVQLMAECQEQEKDLSSAAASYRRAIALDPLRVSAYKQLAWLLRHMGSDPAVRGTDIPARRRDDADRVMLDAVSANLGAATSNPGEDRVRQAKARLIRAEYLLQSESDTASSSSWVFRLRPLSNPDPEIEAALQLDPSSAEVRLLAAKVAASHGKWDEARGHLKALKHAAETAAGDGRISFELAKLEARLGSPTEAIDILRKATRRSPQNSQLLIAQAGLALNSGLVPEASRAIAALARLAPAPEDLPVLNARLLMLEDNWEGARDTLRATRHTITTQSLALEADLLLGKCLEGLGETDDALDQFKRVLAVEPDRPDAVAGVVRCLLAREQRDLVAQQQLDEALRCYEQLTTTRPVPGSSWLMYLQLRASYFFSIKDRLRTSEDLARETGKLRTARDAATKAVPDSAGLVVLQSEIDDAIGDTPYRLGLICSAFGWAPGPVSSSLTARLMVTDRADVSSLARNRLEDKLRALRAERGAKAPDRVTTPEADEQAVALALARLLGRHNEAHQALELLNDLDQATRVPTAESVVIRLALIKQDYPSFDQTVKTAEDLFSRTGNDRLSGPTRVRLATALAEACTLQKQFSAARKWRQQVARLQPRNLYVQFRMFDLAARANDLTGIEEATRGIGTAEGRGEQGPFAHYAKALLIWRAYELADRVGKQTVQTRFAEALGHLNEAEAARQDRWARVSLLRAEIYRAQNHTEKAIQEYVQAVKLGERRAEVRRRIVEFLYANRRLDLANDLMKNLPSESDPKYQKMAAEFSLYNSRLNEAVALAEGYIRSQSNQSEDEQYRDHIWHAAILTAAGRPKEEVLNEYNKAIKYAGTRAEPWIVLIDWHLRAGRRLEAQQAFNKAGDRLKGVDLAQCHELLGDVASAGAEYSSALAAQPSDINVLRRVVGFYERTGALTKVVPLLERSLTATPALEPDDAAWVRRRIPVALASSGDYDSFKKAIQLADTAIAAPGNGPEDTFVKAQILATRLEFRRDALDLLKTLRDRQNNQLRPFDSAAELLVARLLVDTGAWAEGRALLVKFVQEGTEQNKLTSLRFLVDRLVRRGAPDAEEWLDQLIKVARDEPNTSRLRAALYVKRGTYGDAVEFIAKAAKPLSDAAAGETNLNRLRFAAGLADELGREAGDEPRLVELAGKLYSAASESPLHAGSDELALAGFLARRGKIKEAIERCRAAEAKAGATAAAAALVTAAYGYAQPPLDGAQLDALAAEVERLLKGATPSATTKKLAALVHARRGRYAEAAKVFKDIADEDPNNADARGNLAYMLVLDNHTEDAKRYLEEAAERGGTTAGLLDTRGLLYLKTGRAKDAIDALKEAVEQKPSAAKCLHLAAAYRADGRRKEAEQTLTRAKELGPDGSLLLPAEQQLFAELGQTLQAGK
- a CDS encoding FkbM family methyltransferase, which produces MNPFLSWLVRPYVRAELPGWGKLYSRFVGDYRNDPSWAGHPMLTIRGKLHGYEMVLDPSRWSERATYFLGRFYDLESQLLLMRVLRPGDRFVDIGANIGMLSLLAARLTGPAGVVDAFEPNPRCAERIRASVRTNSIGNLRLHPVALADVESTLVLSVPAYNSGEGTLTPIEIAPGAGASGEPAVERFDVPVRIGDRALESDARAPALIKIDVEGYECQVLTGLNETLRRTGPLVLAEVVPGHLARAHRTPEELFDLMAGCGYQPFSMQLSRRGVGKHALALRPATPQSHSGNVLWVPTTSPNRDRVSALLA